The following DNA comes from Macaca thibetana thibetana isolate TM-01 chromosome 14, ASM2454274v1, whole genome shotgun sequence.
GTCAACATTTAATTGTTCTGACTTTGGATAAGTTACTCAAACcttccatatcttttttttctcatctaaaatatGTGGATAATAGTATCTATGGCATAATTTCACGtggattaaatgtgttaataaaGGAAGGCATTCAGAACAAGGTCAGGTTCATTCTAATTATGCaatatgttacattttattatatcacATCTAAATGTTAATTTACACTTATCTACATTGGCgatataattctgtttttaggtcacattgtataaatttattcataatttatagAAACACTAAACTAATTAAACGCTAGGTTATTATATAAACAGAAACCTTTTGAAGTCATTCCTGTTAAGTATCAACTTTGATTTCTCAGCAGTTTAAAGCAATTGAACATGATGGGTAGAAGAAATAACATAAATGTGCCTGACTTCATCCTTACGGGACTGTCAGATTCTGAAGAGGTCAGGATAGCTCTCTTTATGCTATTTCTCCTGATATACCTAATTACCATGCTGGGGAATTTGGGGATGATATTGGTAATCCACCTGGACCTCCAACTTCACACTCCCATGTATTTTTTCCTCACTCACCTGTCATTTATTGACCTCAGTTACTCAACTGTCATCACACCTAAAACCTTAGCAAACTTACTGACTTCCAACTATATTTCCTTCATGGGCTGCTTTGCCCAGatgttcttttttgtcttcttggGAGCTGCTGaatgttttcttctctcctcaaTGGCCTATGATCGCTATGTAGCTATCTGCAGTCCTCTACACTACCCAGTTATTATGTCCAAAAGGCTCTGCCGCGCTCTCCTCACTGGGCCCTATGTGATTGGCTTTATGGATTCCTTTGTCAACGTGATTTGGATGAGCAGATTGCATTTCTGCGACTCAAATGTAGTTCATCACTTTTTCTGTGACACATCCCCAATTTTAGCTCTGTCCT
Coding sequences within:
- the LOC126936142 gene encoding olfactory receptor 8H1 gives rise to the protein MMGRRNNINVPDFILTGLSDSEEVRIALFMLFLLIYLITMLGNLGMILVIHLDLQLHTPMYFFLTHLSFIDLSYSTVITPKTLANLLTSNYISFMGCFAQMFFFVFLGAAECFLLSSMAYDRYVAICSPLHYPVIMSKRLCRALLTGPYVIGFMDSFVNVIWMSRLHFCDSNVVHHFFCDTSPILALSCTDTYDIEIMICILAGSTLMVSLITMSASYVCILSTILKINSTSGKQKAFSTCTSHLLGVTIFYGTMIFTYLKPRKSYSLGRDQVASVFYTIVIPMLNPLIYSLRNKEVKNAVIRVMQRRQDSG